A part of Terriglobus roseus genomic DNA contains:
- a CDS encoding RNA polymerase sigma factor produces the protein MNDQASFEQVVTQHQDMVFRMLVRLTGSRENVDDLAQDVFLRLYRALPSFRGEALLTTYLHRIVVNVAQDEWKRRKRIDQRQTSISDETSGWEDRLHHPSPNAEQELATRELQLRVEEEMGKLSAVERSILVLYHQEERSYQQIAESLQLPIGTVRTHLHRGRNKLRTALERKGGWQ, from the coding sequence TTGAACGATCAAGCCAGCTTCGAGCAGGTAGTCACGCAACATCAGGACATGGTGTTTCGTATGCTCGTCCGACTTACAGGATCGCGAGAGAACGTAGATGATCTGGCACAGGACGTCTTTCTCAGACTTTATCGCGCATTGCCATCGTTTCGTGGCGAGGCTCTTCTCACCACATATCTACACCGCATCGTCGTCAACGTGGCACAGGATGAATGGAAGCGGCGTAAACGGATTGATCAGCGCCAGACTTCTATCTCGGACGAGACCAGCGGATGGGAAGATCGGCTGCATCATCCGTCGCCAAACGCTGAACAGGAGCTGGCAACGCGAGAACTGCAACTACGTGTCGAAGAAGAAATGGGCAAACTCAGCGCGGTCGAGCGCTCCATCCTTGTCCTCTATCATCAGGAGGAGCGAAGTTACCAACAAATAGCAGAGTCACTTCAGCTTCCTATAGGTACAGTCCGAACGCATCTGCACCGCGGCAGGAATAAGCTAAGAACAGCACTGGAACGGAAAGGAGGATGGCAATGA
- a CDS encoding serine/threonine-protein kinase, translating into MKHRVIEHYELVRKLGAGGSGVVYLANDTQLQRPVVLKLLQRGALTEEQMRTTYLREARLASAIDHPNVCSIYDVGESGDEAYIVMQYVPGKPLDKLIEGGPASVELVLSVGIQMADGLSAAHSLGIFHRDLKPANAILTDGGLVKILDFGLARRINMEDVEFDPARSNPRTPPPDAKYTARGGTLAYMAPEQFVTGQSSVQSDIFALGVVLYELLTGRHPFHRPDAPDFQSIRAIQFAEPPSITELAPNTPVELESAILHCLEKQPAARFASAAELRESLRTILKANELDSLVVPSASMSASASLDFKTPEEEKRSTGFLSMLAERFRESGGNEQQNTIVVLPFVNMGPASSAPLYGHALADAISARLARMQSLVVRPTSALMNVPARQLDPLSIGRKLLVQYVVAGSFLKGESGFDLNWQMLDVPAQAVRAGGSINVESFDLIAVQNEISTEIFGALRGSAAVRIGGRNQQDHPHSLNEEVSEEYLQARAVLSTFMSRTGALEDLERARKLFEDVTLRDPSYAAAWTGLGVTHLQYARHGLGGQMHLLETRRALDRALSLDPASVEANLYRVYMLLSRGEKESARHGIAHLLQTAGNDWNVHRVAGMTLRSDGQYSEALREFGIALQQNPADAAVIYNHRARVLQYQNQLELADEELEKGLALEPKQPLLRISRGYQLMRLGRLSEAIDALEEVIAEDATMRIVFPTIAMCYVQLGDRTKAATFIVDETMAAAEADSEMAYRLATYFAVDGEAGEALHWLRRAVYLGNENYPWFAKNPAWAKLQGNSDFELILNDLKKIFKRNTKTWKRLLGQLAR; encoded by the coding sequence ATGAAGCACCGCGTCATTGAACACTATGAGCTGGTCCGAAAGCTTGGGGCTGGCGGAAGTGGCGTGGTCTATCTGGCCAACGACACGCAGCTGCAGCGGCCTGTCGTATTGAAGCTGCTGCAACGCGGAGCGTTGACCGAAGAGCAGATGCGGACAACCTATCTGCGCGAGGCGCGGCTGGCCTCCGCCATTGACCACCCGAATGTGTGTTCCATCTATGACGTAGGCGAATCGGGTGACGAAGCCTACATCGTGATGCAGTATGTCCCCGGAAAACCGCTGGACAAGCTGATCGAGGGCGGACCGGCGTCGGTCGAGCTGGTGTTGTCTGTTGGTATCCAGATGGCTGACGGCCTGTCTGCGGCGCACTCGCTTGGCATCTTCCATCGCGATCTGAAACCCGCCAACGCCATCCTGACCGATGGCGGTCTGGTGAAGATTCTGGATTTCGGCCTGGCGCGACGCATCAATATGGAAGATGTTGAGTTCGATCCAGCGCGATCGAATCCCCGGACACCTCCGCCGGATGCAAAGTACACAGCTCGTGGCGGCACTCTGGCATATATGGCTCCGGAGCAGTTCGTTACGGGCCAATCTTCGGTGCAGAGCGACATTTTTGCTCTAGGCGTGGTGTTGTACGAGTTGCTGACGGGGCGGCATCCGTTCCATCGGCCAGATGCTCCGGATTTTCAAAGCATCCGCGCAATTCAGTTTGCGGAACCGCCGTCGATTACCGAACTTGCACCGAATACGCCAGTAGAACTTGAGAGCGCGATTCTGCATTGCCTTGAGAAACAGCCAGCTGCACGATTTGCGTCGGCTGCCGAGTTGCGCGAGAGTCTGCGCACCATTCTTAAGGCGAATGAGCTGGATTCGCTGGTAGTGCCCAGTGCGAGCATGTCCGCGTCAGCTTCACTCGATTTCAAGACGCCGGAAGAAGAGAAACGGTCAACCGGTTTCCTCTCGATGCTTGCTGAGCGATTCCGCGAAAGTGGCGGCAACGAACAACAAAACACGATCGTAGTGCTGCCGTTTGTGAACATGGGACCAGCCTCTTCCGCGCCGCTATACGGGCATGCGTTGGCTGACGCGATCAGTGCGCGACTGGCACGGATGCAGTCGCTGGTGGTTCGGCCCACGAGCGCACTGATGAATGTTCCTGCGCGCCAGCTTGATCCCTTAAGCATTGGCCGAAAGCTGCTGGTGCAGTATGTGGTGGCCGGAAGCTTTCTGAAGGGTGAAAGCGGTTTCGACCTGAACTGGCAGATGCTGGACGTTCCGGCGCAGGCTGTTCGTGCGGGCGGTTCTATCAACGTCGAGTCATTCGATCTGATTGCGGTGCAGAACGAGATCAGCACGGAGATTTTCGGGGCGCTCCGCGGCAGTGCAGCGGTTCGTATTGGAGGCCGTAACCAGCAGGATCATCCGCATTCGTTGAACGAAGAAGTCTCCGAGGAGTACCTCCAGGCACGTGCGGTGTTGAGTACCTTCATGTCGCGCACGGGAGCGCTTGAAGACCTGGAGCGCGCACGCAAGCTGTTTGAGGATGTGACGCTGCGTGATCCTTCCTATGCAGCCGCCTGGACCGGCCTGGGTGTGACCCATCTGCAATATGCGCGGCACGGGCTTGGCGGGCAGATGCATCTGTTGGAGACACGCCGCGCCCTGGATAGGGCGTTGTCGCTGGATCCGGCTTCGGTAGAAGCGAACCTGTATCGCGTGTACATGTTGCTCTCGCGCGGTGAAAAGGAAAGCGCACGTCACGGCATTGCTCATCTGTTACAGACCGCGGGCAATGACTGGAATGTGCATCGCGTGGCGGGTATGACCCTGCGAAGCGATGGACAATATTCCGAAGCATTGCGTGAGTTCGGCATCGCATTGCAGCAGAATCCCGCGGATGCCGCAGTCATTTACAACCATCGCGCACGCGTTTTGCAGTATCAGAATCAGTTGGAACTGGCCGACGAGGAACTGGAAAAGGGACTCGCCCTGGAGCCTAAGCAGCCGTTGCTGCGCATCTCGCGCGGCTATCAATTGATGCGGCTGGGACGCCTCTCTGAAGCAATTGACGCGCTGGAAGAGGTGATTGCAGAAGACGCCACCATGCGCATTGTGTTTCCGACAATTGCCATGTGTTACGTGCAGCTTGGGGATCGCACGAAAGCAGCGACTTTTATTGTCGATGAGACGATGGCCGCGGCCGAAGCCGATAGCGAAATGGCATATAGATTGGCTACGTATTTCGCGGTGGATGGCGAGGCCGGCGAGGCGCTGCACTGGCTGCGTCGTGCCGTGTACCTGGGAAATGAGAATTATCCGTGGTTCGCGAAGAATCCGGCCTGGGCTAAGTTGCAGGGAAACAGTGATTTCGAGCTGATTCTGAATGATCTGAAGAAGATATTCAAGCGCAACACAAAGACCTGGAAACGCTTGCTGGGGCAGTTGGCCCGTTAA
- a CDS encoding response regulator, with the protein MEATVLLIDDNAIQAATRQTILKRAGYFVIPVLNPLRALQQFRDNDFPAEIQLVITDHIMPGMSGAEFVRELRTLQPDLPVLVISGLEEAEEEYRGLHVTFRLKPLLPDNLLASVDRLVNCRIPERQPA; encoded by the coding sequence ATGGAAGCAACTGTACTTCTGATTGACGACAACGCCATCCAGGCCGCCACGCGACAGACGATCCTCAAGCGCGCCGGGTATTTCGTCATTCCCGTTCTGAACCCCCTGCGTGCGCTGCAACAGTTCCGTGACAACGATTTCCCCGCCGAAATTCAACTTGTCATCACTGACCACATCATGCCCGGCATGAGTGGCGCCGAATTCGTCCGCGAACTCCGTACTCTCCAACCTGACCTACCGGTTTTGGTGATCAGCGGCCTGGAAGAAGCAGAGGAAGAGTATCGGGGACTCCATGTGACCTTCCGTTTGAAGCCTCTGCTGCCGGATAATCTACTCGCTTCCGTCGACCGGCTGGTCAACTGCCGGATACCGGAGCGGCAGCCCGCGTGA
- a CDS encoding heme lyase CcmF/NrfE family subunit, giving the protein MPHPMPTFGTFALLLALCLAAYTFFAGSFALFAMAKGMQLRISAERLSETARRAGVASFIAVLCAAFALVWAAFTNDFSVEYIREHTNIALNPMYKFSALWSGQEGSLLLWSFLLSGYGFVLRLRHKTDVRLFAYASTILAAPQIFFLALLNFAAEPFSLTKGPIPADGNGLNPLLQYVEMVIHPPMLYLGYVGFTVPFAFALGALMMRYPGEKWIRITRRWTLVTWLFLTVGISLGMHWAYAVLGWGGYWGWDPVENASFLPWLTATAFLHSVMMQEKRGMMKKWNVWLIFLTFMLTILGTDLTRSGLVSSVHAFAQSSIGDWFTTFLCIIFAVCLFVFFRQSSHLTSEHKLESVVSRESSFLFNNLVLLVACFTVLFGTLFPVLSEYVQGSKVTMGPPFFNKVAVPIGLFLLVLTGIGPLLAWRATSLRSIRRNFILPCVAVIGTAIILMATGMHPWSASKDDLEGQLYALVCFSIGAGVIVAIAAEFLRGANVVRTQSGKSLPAAVWTLTMRNNRRYGGYIVHFGIVILFIGLAGGAFNQQHEMEMGFGDSLTIGNYKLVCQSYTEDSNPNYDTDFALLDVYRGDKKIGQMTPERRFYTASQTTSTIVAIHSTVLRDLYVIFEGRNNDTNKPIIKVFLNPLVSWIWAGVAIVFAGTVLALLPGLRAQLSNKPAPAEPRELVAAGGD; this is encoded by the coding sequence ATGCCTCATCCCATGCCTACTTTCGGCACCTTTGCGCTGCTTCTGGCGCTGTGCCTCGCTGCCTATACGTTTTTTGCGGGTAGCTTCGCTCTCTTCGCGATGGCCAAGGGGATGCAGCTTCGCATCTCGGCTGAGCGACTAAGCGAAACCGCTCGTCGTGCCGGCGTCGCCAGCTTTATTGCAGTGCTTTGCGCGGCCTTTGCCCTCGTCTGGGCAGCCTTCACCAACGACTTTTCCGTCGAGTACATCCGCGAACACACAAACATCGCGCTGAACCCGATGTACAAGTTCTCCGCTCTTTGGAGCGGACAGGAAGGCTCGTTGCTGCTGTGGTCGTTCCTTCTGTCGGGATACGGCTTTGTGCTGCGCCTGCGTCATAAGACGGATGTCCGCCTATTCGCCTATGCGTCCACTATTCTTGCGGCGCCGCAGATTTTCTTCCTCGCTCTGCTGAACTTCGCAGCGGAACCCTTCTCGCTCACCAAAGGCCCCATCCCCGCCGATGGCAATGGTCTGAACCCACTGCTGCAATACGTGGAGATGGTGATCCATCCCCCCATGCTGTACCTGGGTTACGTGGGCTTCACCGTTCCGTTCGCCTTCGCACTTGGCGCGCTCATGATGCGCTACCCCGGCGAAAAATGGATCCGCATCACCCGTCGCTGGACGCTTGTGACGTGGCTGTTCCTTACCGTGGGTATCTCTCTTGGTATGCACTGGGCTTATGCGGTGCTTGGATGGGGCGGCTACTGGGGATGGGACCCGGTTGAAAACGCATCGTTCCTTCCTTGGCTTACCGCCACGGCCTTCCTGCACTCGGTCATGATGCAGGAGAAGCGCGGCATGATGAAGAAGTGGAACGTGTGGCTCATCTTCCTCACGTTCATGCTGACCATCCTTGGAACCGATCTGACGCGCTCCGGCCTCGTCAGCAGCGTCCACGCGTTTGCGCAGAGCAGCATCGGTGACTGGTTCACTACATTCCTTTGCATCATCTTCGCGGTCTGCCTGTTCGTGTTCTTCCGCCAGAGCAGCCACCTTACTTCCGAACATAAGCTCGAATCAGTTGTAAGCCGCGAAAGCAGCTTCCTCTTCAACAACCTTGTTCTGTTGGTGGCCTGCTTCACCGTTCTCTTCGGAACACTCTTCCCGGTACTCAGCGAATATGTGCAGGGTTCGAAGGTCACTATGGGACCTCCGTTCTTCAATAAAGTCGCGGTGCCAATTGGTCTGTTCCTCCTCGTCCTCACTGGCATAGGACCGCTGCTGGCATGGCGCGCAACCTCGTTGCGATCCATCCGTCGCAACTTCATCCTTCCCTGCGTCGCTGTCATCGGCACAGCCATCATCCTGATGGCGACCGGTATGCATCCGTGGTCTGCATCGAAGGATGATCTCGAAGGCCAGCTTTACGCACTCGTCTGCTTCTCCATCGGAGCAGGTGTCATCGTTGCGATCGCAGCAGAGTTCCTGCGCGGAGCGAATGTTGTCCGCACGCAATCGGGCAAAAGCCTTCCCGCAGCCGTCTGGACACTGACGATGCGCAACAACCGCCGTTACGGTGGCTACATCGTCCACTTCGGCATTGTCATCCTCTTCATCGGGCTTGCGGGTGGTGCCTTCAATCAGCAGCATGAGATGGAGATGGGCTTTGGCGACTCGCTCACTATTGGCAACTACAAACTTGTCTGCCAGAGCTACACCGAAGACTCGAACCCGAACTACGACACCGACTTCGCCCTGCTCGATGTCTATCGCGGCGATAAGAAGATTGGCCAGATGACACCAGAGCGCCGCTTCTACACCGCGAGCCAGACGACATCAACCATCGTCGCAATTCATTCCACGGTTTTGCGCGATCTGTATGTCATCTTTGAGGGGCGCAACAACGACACGAACAAGCCCATCATCAAGGTCTTCCTGAATCCGCTCGTAAGCTGGATCTGGGCGGGTGTGGCCATTGTGTTTGCCGGTACAGTGCTTGCCCTGTTGCCCGGCCTCCGCGCACAACTCAGCAACAAGCCAGCACCGGCTGAGCCGCGTGAACTGGTAGCCGCGGGAGGCGACTGA
- a CDS encoding cytochrome c-type biogenesis protein translates to MRNLLRNRVLQMVFVFTIALATIGAGSTDEKFSSIGHKMMCVCGCGQILLECNHVGCPDSDRMIKELRAQVASGGSDTSIFNWFTAKYGPTVLAAPIRGGFDNAAWITPVVVFILALGGTALLVRRWKGRHMIAVAGAPSIPYSPDNDAVRERIRRETEY, encoded by the coding sequence ATGCGCAATCTATTACGCAATCGTGTCCTGCAGATGGTGTTCGTTTTCACCATTGCACTTGCAACCATTGGCGCAGGCAGCACCGATGAGAAGTTCTCTTCCATCGGCCACAAGATGATGTGTGTCTGCGGCTGCGGACAGATTCTGCTGGAGTGCAACCACGTTGGCTGCCCTGATAGCGACCGCATGATCAAGGAGCTTCGTGCGCAGGTAGCGTCAGGCGGTAGTGACACCAGCATTTTCAATTGGTTCACCGCCAAGTACGGCCCTACGGTTCTCGCAGCGCCCATCCGGGGTGGATTTGATAACGCGGCATGGATCACACCCGTTGTCGTTTTCATCCTCGCGCTTGGCGGCACGGCTTTGCTCGTGCGCCGCTGGAAGGGCCGTCACATGATCGCCGTTGCTGGCGCGCCTTCTATCCCCTACAGCCCGGACAATGACGCTGTGCGCGAGCGCATCCGCCGCGAG